The Leclercia adecarboxylata region TCAGCTGGCAGGCGCGTGGGCTGGTTAACGCCACCGGTCCGTGGGTAAAACACTTCTTTGACCACGGGATGCAGCTGCCGTCGCCATACGGTATCCGTCTCATCAAGGGCAGCCATATCGTGGTGCCGCGCGTGCACACCCAGAAGCAGGCCTACATTCTGCAGAACGAAGACAAACGTATCGTGTTTGTGATCCCGTGGATGGATGAGTTCTCCATCATCGGCACCACCGACGTGGAGTACAAAGGCGATCCGAAGAACGTCGAGATCGACGAGAGCGAAATCAGCTATCTGCTGAAGGTTTATAACGCGCACTTTAAGAAGACGCTGACGCGCGACGACGTGGTCTGGAGCTACTCCGGCGTGCGTCCGCTGTGCGATGACGAGTCTGACTCACCGCAGGCCATCACCCGCGACTACACGCTTGATATTCATGATGACCAGGGCAACGCGCCGCTGCTGTCGGTGTTTGGCGGCAAGCTGACTACCTACCGTAAGCTGGCGGAGCATGCGATGGAAAAACTGGCCCCGTACTATAAGGGTATCGGCCCGGCATGGACCAAAGGGGCAGTATTGCCTGGCGGCGAAATCGGCGGCAACCGCGATGACTACGCGGCCAGACTGCGCCGTCGCTATCCGTTTATCAGCGAATCCATGGCCCGCCACTTTGCCCGCACCTACGGCAGCAACAGCGAGCTGATCCTGAACGAGGCGAAAGATCTGACCGATCTGGGCGAACATTTTGGTCATGAGTTCTATGAGGCGGAGCTGCGTTATCTGGCCGACCACGAGTGGGTACGCCGCGCGGACGATGCGCTGTGGCGTCGCACTAAAGAGGGGATGTGGCTGAACGCGGAGCAGCAGTCCCGCGTGGCGCTGTGGCTGGCGGAACGTGTGGGAAAGCGTGAGCTGTCGTTAGCGTCGTAATGTGAGTAAAGCCGAAAAGTAGGCCGGGTAAGGCGAAGCCGCCACCCGGCTTTTTTTCTGGCGCGACCCTCTCCCACAGGGAGAGGGTGCAAACACTAAAAAAGGCAACTGTTGTTGCCTTTTTGCTTTTATAACCGCACCGGTTTGATATGCCAGATGTTCTCGGCATACTCCTGGATGGTGCGATCCGACGAGAAGTAGCCCATGTTGGCGATGTTGTGCATCGCTTTGGTGGCCCACTCTTCCGGCTTACGGTACAGCTCGTCGACACGATCCTGGCAATCCACATAGCTACGGTAGTCCGCCAGCACCTGGTAGTGATCCCCGAAGTTAATCAGCGAATCCACCAGGTCGCGATAACGGCCAGGCTCGTCCGGGTTAAAGACCCCGGTGGCAATCTGGGTCAGTACCTGACGAAGCTCTTCATCCTTCTCGTAATAGTCACGCGGAGAGTACCCCTTCGCACGCAGGGCCTCCACCTCTTCCGTGGTGTTACCGAAGATAAAGATATTCTCTTCCCCCACGTGCTCCAGCATCTCGACGTTGGCGCCGTCGAGCGTGCCGATGGTCAGCGCGCCGTTCAGGGCAAACTTCATGTTACTGGTGCCGGAGGCCTCGGTGCCTGCGGTAGAGATCTGCTCAGAGAGGTCCGCCGCGGGAATGATCAGCTGCGCCAGGCTCACGCTGTAGTTCGGGATGAAGACGACCTTCAGCTTGTCACCAATCTGCGGATCGTTGTTGATCACCTTCGCCACGTCGTTGATCAGATGGATGATGTGCTTCGCCATGTAGTAGGCCGAGGCCGCTTTACCGGCGAAGATGTTGACGCGCGGCACCCAGTCGGCATCCGGCTCGGCCTTGATGCGGTTGTAGCGGGTGATCACGTGCAGCACGTTCATCAGCTGACGCTTGTACTCGTGAATACGTTTGATCTGCACGTCGAACAGCGCTTTCGGGTTGGCTACCACGTTCAGGTGTAGCGCCATCCACACCGCCAGCCGCTTTTTGTTCAGCAGCTTGGCATCGCGCACCGCTTTATTCACCGTCGGGAAGTCAGCGTGCTGTTCCAGCTCGCTCAGCTGGCTTAAATCGGTGCGCCAGGTGCGGCCGATGTTCTCGTCCAGCACCTCGGAGAGCGGCTGGTTCGCCAGCGCCAGCCAGCGGCGTGGCGTTACGCCGTTGGTAACGTTGCAGAACCGCATCGGGAAGATTTTGGCAAAGTCGGCAAACAGCGACTGCACCATCAGGTTAGAGTGCAGCTCAGACACGCCGTTGACCTTGTGGCTGATCACCACCGCCAGCCACGCCATGCGCACCCGGCGGCCATTCGATTCATCAATAATCGAGGTGCGGCTCAGCAGGCCGGTGTCGTGCGGATACTGCTCCTGCAAGGTTTTCAGGAAGAAGTCGTTAATCTCAAAGATGATCTGCAGGTGGCGCGGCAGGATCTTGCCCAGCATATCCACCGGCCAGGTTTCCAGCGCTTCGCTCATCAACGTATGGTTGGTGTAGGAGAAGACCTGGCAGGTCACCTCGAACGCCTCGTTCCAGCTGAACTTATGCTCGTCAATCAACACGCGCATCAGCTCCGGAATCGACAGCACCGGGTGAGTGTCATTGAGGTGAATCGCGGTTTTCTCCGCCAGATTGGCGTAGGTTTTGTGCAGCTGATAGTGACGGTTCAGGATATCCTGAATGGTCGCAGAGACCAGGAAGTACTCCTGACGCAAACGCAGCTCGCGCCCCGAGTAGGTGGAGTCGTCCGGGTAAAGTACACGGGAGACGTTCTCGGAGTGGTTTTTGTCTTCCACCGCCGCGAAGTAGTCGCCCTGGTTAAATTTACCCAGGTTGATCTCGCTACTGGCCTGGGCGTTCCACAGGCGCAGCGTGTTGGTAGCGTCGGTGTCGTAGCCGGGGATAATCTGATCGTACGCCACGGCCAGGATCTCTTCGGTCTCGACCCAGCGGCTCTTCTTGCCTTCCTGCTGAATACGACCACCAAAGCGGACTTTATAGCGGGTGTTGTGGCGCTTGAACTCCCACGGGTTACCGTACTCCAGCCAGTAGTCCGGGGACTCTTTCTGTCGGCCATCGACGATGTTCTGCTTGAACATGCCGTAATCGTAGCGAATGCCGTAGCCACGCCCCGGCAGAGCGAGGGTCGCCAGCGAATCCAGGAAGCAGGCCGCCAGACGCCCCAGACCGCCGTTGCCGAGGCCGGGGTCGTTCTCTTCGTCAATCAGCTCTTCTAAATCGAGCCCCATCTCTTCCAGCGCGGTTTTGACATCGTCATAGATACCCAGCGACAGCAGCGCGTTGGAAAGGGTGCGGCCAATCAAAAACTCCATCGACAGATAGTAAACCTGGCGGGTCTCCTGCGAGAGCTGGGCGCGGTTGGAGCGCAACCAGCGTTCAACCAGCCGGTCACGCACCGCAAACAGCGTGGCGTTAAGCCACTCGTGTTTATTGGCGATGACCGGATCTTTGCCGATGGTGAACATCAGCTTGTAAGCGATAGAGTGCTTTAACGCCTCAACGCTTACCGTGGGAGACGCATAGGTAAAGGGTGCATTCATATCTCTGATTCCAGCATTGTTACATCAAGCGTTGATAAAGATCGCGGTAGGACTGCGCCGCAACTTGCCAGCTAAAATCCATGGCCATCGCCTGGCGTTGAACAAAGCGCCATAAAGAAGGACGTGACCACAACACGAAGGCACGACGAATCGCGCGTAACAGCGACCAGGCATTACTGTCCTCAAAGACAAATCCGCTGGCTATTCCGTCCGCCAGGTTTTCCAGCGAGGTGTCGGATACGGTATCCGCCAGCCCGCCTGTACGACGCACCAGAGGCAAGGTGCCGTACTTCAGGCCATACAGCTGGGTTAAGCCGCAGGGCTCAAAACGGCTCGGTACCAGGATAACGTCGGCTCCGCCCATGATGCGGTGGGAGAACGCCTCGTGATAGCCAATCTGGACCCCTACCTGTCCCGGATGCTCGGCGGCGGCAGCGAGGAAGCCCTCCTGCAGCACCGGATCGCCCGCACCCAGTAGCGCCAGCTGGCCGCCCTGCTCCAGCAGGCCCGGCAGCGCTTCGAGCACCAGGTCGAGCCCTTTCTGGCTGGTCAGACGGCTCACCACCGCAAACAGCGGCACCTTGTCGTTGACCTTCAGCCCCATTGCAATCTGCAGCTGACGTTTGTTCTCGGCCTTATCCTCCACCGAGTCGCGGTTATAGCGCGCGCTCAGCAGCAGATCGGTCTCCGGGCTCCAGATTTTTTCATCCACGCCGTTGAGAATGCCCGACAGGCGGCCTTCGCGATGGCGCTGGGTCAGCAGCCCCTCCATGCCGTAGCCGAACTGCGCCTCGGTAATCTCCCGCGCGTAGGTTGGGCTCACCGCGGTGATGTGATCGGCGTAGTACAGCCCGGCCTTGAGGAACGAAATCTGCCCGTTAAACTCCAGCCCATGAATATTAAAGAACGACCATGGCAGTTCGATTTCATCCATGTGTTTGGCTAAATACATCCCCTGATACGCCAGGTTGTGCACGGTAAAGACCGATTTCGCCGGATGGCCACGCACGGCCAGATACGCGGGAGCTAACCCGGCGTGCCAGTCGTGGGCATGCACCACATCCGGACGCCAGAACGGATCCAGCCCGCAGGCCATCTCAGCGCCAACCCAGCCGAGCAGCGCGAAACGCAGCACGTTGTCGGTATAGGCAAACAGGTTGGTGTCGTGGTACGGGCTCCCTGGGCGGTCATAGAGGTGTGGGGCATCAATCAGGTAGATGCCCACGCCGTTGTAATGGCCAAACAGTAATGTGATGCGCCCGGCAAAGGTGTCGCGACGGCTGACAATCTGGGCGTCAGGGATGCCGCGACGAATATCTGGAAAAGCGGGTAACAGTACGCGAGTATCGACCCCACCGGCAATTTGCGCCGCCGGTAACGCCCCAATCACATCCGCCAACCCGCCGGTTTTCAGCAACGGGAACATCTCAGAACAAACGTGTAAAACCTGCATCATCGCTCCTGTTTGATCTGCAGTTTACGCAGCATTTCACGCGTAACCAGCACGATGCCTTCTTCTGAGCGGTAGAAACGGCGCGCGTCCTCTTCCGCATTTTCTCCAATTACCATGCCTTCCGGGATAATGCAGGCACGGTCGATAACGCAACGACGCAGGCGGCACGAGCGGCCCACCCAGACGTCGGGTAACAATACTGATGAATCAATGTTGCAGAAGGAGTTCACCCGCACGCGCGGGAACAACACCGACTGCACCACCACCGAGCCCGAGATAATGCATCCGCCGGACACCAGCGAGTTCAGCGTCATGCCGTGGCTGCCCGAGCGGTCCTGAACAAATTTTGCCGGAGGCAGGGACTCCATGTGGGTGCGGATCGGCCAGTTATGGTCGTACATGTCGAGTTCTGGCGTCACAGAGGCCAGGTCGAGGTTGGCCTTCCAGTACGCTTCCAGGGTGCCCACATCGCGCCAGTACGGTTCTGAATTCGGATCGGACTGTACGCAGGAGAGTGGGAATGGATGTGCATAGGCCATGCCAGATTTGGTGATTTTCGGAATGATATCTTTGCCGAAGTCGTGGCTGGATGTCTCGTCCTTGTCATCCTCTTCCAGCAGCTGGTAAAGGTAATCTGCATCAAAGACATAGATCCCCATACTGGCAAGCGACTTAGTGTCATCCCCCGGCATTGAAGGCGGGTTCGCAGGTTTTTCCACGAACTCGATGACTTTGTCGTTTTCATCGACCGCCATGACGCCAAACGCCGTCGCCTCCGCAACGGGCACCGGCATGCAGGCCACGGTGCAGCGCGCCCCTTTTTCGACATGGTCGATCAGCATGCGAGAGTAGTCCTGCTTGTAGATGTGGTCCCCGGCAAGGATCACCACGTACTCGGCGTCGTAGCGACGAATAATGTCGAGGTTCTGGGTGACCGCATCGGCGGTGCCGCGATACCAGTTTTCGCCGTGTACACGCTGCTGGGCAGGCAACAGATCGACAAACTCGTTCATCTCCTCACTGAAGAACGACCAGCCGCGCTGGATGTGCTGCACCAGGGTGTGGGATTGATACTGGGTGATCACGCCAATGCGGCGAATACCTGAGTTAATACAATTGGAAAGCGCAAAATCGATGATACGGAATTTACCGCCGAAGTGGACGGCGGGTTTGGCACGCTTGATCGTTAAATCTTTTAATCGGGTACCGCGTCCACCAGCAAGAATCAGGGCAACAGACTTCAATGGCAGCTGACGCGCCAACATTAGAGGGTCGTTCTTATCTAACCTAACCATGATCAACTCCTTTTATTATCATCTCTGGAATACACATACACCGTGCGCAGGCCCATGCCAGGCAGTCATAACGACCGGATTATCCTCTCCGGCAAATGGGGGGATTGCCCGCCACTCCCCTTCGGGTAAAGCAATTTCTGCGACCTCATTGGTGGCGTTGAACGTGATGAGCCAGCTATCCGAAAGCAGGATCTGCAGGCACGGCACGCCGCACTGCCACTCTTGCGCGTCCAGGGGTTGCGCCTTTCTATTCAACCAGCGAACATTGCCGTCCCCCTCTTCCCACCACTGATTTTGGGTGAGCGCCGGGATCTGCTTACGCAGATGGACAAGCGCGGCCGTAAACGCGAACAATCCCTCATTGGCCTGTTGCCAGTCCAGCCAGGTTAACGCGTTATCCTGGCAATACGCGTTGTTGTTGCCGTGCTGACTGTGGCCATGCTCATCGCCCGCCAGCAGCATCGGCGTACCCTGTGACAGCAAAAGCGTGGTCAGCAGCGCATGCACGCTCGCGCGCCGCCGTTCAATCACATCCAGATTGCCACTTAAGCCTTCAACACCATGATTAAAACTGTGGTTATTGAAGGTGCCGTCACGGTTTTCTTCGCCGTTTGCTTCATTGTGTTTCTGATTGAAACAAACGCAGTCACGCAGGGTGAATCCGTCGTGTGCCGTCAATAAATTGATCGACGCAGAAGGCAGACGCCCGTTGCGTTTAAACAGATCGCTGGATGCCGCGAAACGTCCGGCAAAGGCCCCCAGCGACAGATCGCGCGCCAGCCAGAAGCGGCGCGCCGCATCACGAAAGTGATCGTTCCACTCGGCAAACAGCGGCGGGAAATTCCCCACCTGGTAGCCGCCCGGGCCGATATCCCAGGGTTCAGCAATCAGCTTCACGCCCGAAAGTAGCGGGCAGTTTTTTATGGCCTCAAACAGCGGCGCCTGCTGGCTGTATTCCGGCGTGCGTCCCATCACCGGGGCCAGGTCAAAACGAAAACCGTCGATGTGGAAGGTTTCAACCCAGTATTTCAGGCACGCATACGCGTAGTCTGTTACCGCCGGATGGTTGAGATTGAGCGTGTTACCGCAGCCGGTCCAGTTGTAATAATCACCGTCCTCTCTTAACCAATAATAGCTAGGGTTATCAATTCCGCGCAGGGAGAACGTCGGCCCCTCAAGATCCAGCTCGGCGCTGTGGTTAAGGACGATATCCAGAATGACCTCGATACCCGCTTCGTGTAGCGCCTTCACCGCATCACGAAACTCATCTCTTGCCCGGTCAGGATGCGAGGCGTAGCGCGGCTCGAGGGCAAACATCGCCATCGGGTTATAGCCCCAGTAGTTCGTCAGGCCGAGGCGCTGCAGGCGCGGCTCGCTGGCGAAATGGGCCACCGGCAATAATTCCAGAGCCGTGATGCCAAGCTGCTTAAAGTAGGCAATCATCACCGGATGGCTGAGCGCTTTATAGGTGCCGCGGATCTCTTCCGGGATGTCAGGGTGCAAATAAGTCAGCCCTTTAACGTGGGCTTCATAGATGACCGTGCTGCCCCACGGCGTGTTGGGCGGGGCATCCTCTTCCCAGTCATAATGATCGTTGACCACCACGCTTTTCGGCGCGACGGCGGCGCTGTCCCGATGGTCCGGGGCGTCTTTGCCGCTGTGCAGAAGAACGTCATCATTCAGCGTGCCATCAACCTGATACGCGCACGGGTCGAGCAGCAGTTTCGCCGGGTTAAAGCGCAGCCCTTTTGCCGGATCCCAGGGGCCATACACCCGATAGCCATAGCGCATGCCGGGACGGGCATGTTCCAGATAGCCGTGCCAGATATCGCCGCTACGCGCCACCAGATCGTAGCGATGCTCAATGCCTTTATCGTCAAACACACAGAGTTCAACCCGATCCGCGTGGGCGGAAAAGAGCGTGAAGTTCACCCCTTTCCCGTCGTAGCACGCGCCGAGCGGGGCGGGTTTACCTGCGGTGAGTTGCGTCATTCCCCCTCCCGGACCAGCCAGATAGTGGACAGCGGCGGCAGCGTCAGGCTCAGGGATTGTGGACGGCCATGGCTCTCCTGCTCATCGCTCTGCACCAGCCCGCCGTTACCCGCATTGCTGCCGTGATAGTGCATGGAGTCGGTGTTCAGCACCTCACGCCATTTACCCGGCTGATTGATGCCGAACCGGTAGTGATGCCGCGTGACAGGCGTGAAGTTGCTGGCGACGATGATTTCGTTACCCGCTTTGTCACGACGGACAAAGATCAGCACCGAACGTTCTTTATCGTCCACCACCAGCCACTCGAAGCCGTAATCATCGAAGTCCAGCTCGTGCAGGGCTTTGTGATGACGGTAGGTATGGTTCAGGTCGCGAACCAGGCGCTGAACGCCGTGGTGCCAGTTATCGCCCCCTTCCAGCAGATGCCAGTCGAGGCTCGTATCGTGGTTCCACTCGCGGCCCTGGGCGAACTCGTTGCCCATAAACAGCAGCTTTTTGCCCGGGAAGGCGAACAACCAGCCGTAGTAGGCGCGCAGGTTGGCAAATTTCTGCCACGCGTCCCCCGGCATACGGTCGAGAATCGATTTTTTGCCGTGGACCACTTCGTCGTGGGAGAGCGGCAGAACAAAGTTTTCGGTGCCGTTATAGAGCATGCCGAAGGTCAGCTTGTCGTGGTGATACTGGCGATGCACCGGATCCAGCTTCATATAATCCAGGGTGTCGTGCATCCAGCCCAGGTTCCACTTGTACCAGAAGCCGAGGCCGCCCATTGAAGGCGGACGGGAGACGCCCGGGAAGTCGGTGGACTCTTCAGCCATCGTCACCGCGCCCGGCGACTGCTCGCCAAGAATACGGTTGGTATTACGCAGGAACTCAATCGCTTCGAGGTTTTCGCGGCCACCAAATTCGTTCGGGATCCATTCACCCTCTTTGCGGCTGTAGTCGCGATAGATCATCGACGCCACCGCATCAACGCGCAGGGCATCAATGCCGAAACGCTCGATCCAGTAGAGCGCATTGCCCACCAGATAGTTGGTCACTTCCCGGCGACCGTAGTTGTAGATCAGGGTATTCCAGTCCTGGTGATAGCCTTCCCGCGGGTCGCTGTGCTCATACAGGCTGGTGCCGTCGAACTGCGCCAGGCCAAAATCATCGGACGGGAAGTGGCCCGGTACCCAGTCGAGGATCACGTTCAGCCCGGCGGCGTGCGCGGCGTTGATAAAGTAGCGGAAGTCATCGCGGGTGCCGAAACGGCGGGTCGGAGCATACATCCCGGTGGGCTGGTAGCCCCAGCTGCCGTCGAACGGATGCTCGTTAATCGGCAGCAGCTCCAGATGGGTAAAGCCCATCCATTTCACATAGGGGATCAGCTGGTCGGCCAGCTCCCGGTAGCTGAGCCAGAAATTGTTATCGGTATGACGACGCCAGGAGCCAAGGTGGACTTCGTAAATGGAGATCGGCATATCGAACTGGTTAGCCCGGGCACGCTCTTCGCTCTGGGCGACTTTCTCCGGCAGGCCGCAAATCAGTGACGCCGTTTCCGGGCGCATCTGCGCCTCAAAGGCGTAAGGATCGGCCTTGATGCGCAGCTTGCCGTGCGCGTCGATCATCTCATATTTGTACAGCTGGCCGTTTTGCGCCCCGGGGATAAACAGCTCCCAGATGCCGGTTTCACGGCGCAGGCGCATGGGGTGGCGGCGGCCATCCCAGTAGTTGAACTGCCCCACCACGGAGACGCGTTGGGCATTCGGTGCCCAGACGGTAAAGCGGGTGCCGGTGACGCCGTCCATCGTGTCGGCGTGAGCGCCGAGGGTTTCATAAGGCCGCAGATGCGTGCCTTCCGACAGCAGCCAGGCGTCCATCTCCTGCAACAGCGGACCAAAGCGATAGGGATCGTCGATCAGATTCTGCTGACCATGCCAGATCACGGCGAGCTGATAGCGGAAGAGGTTTTTACGGCGGGCCATCACGCCAGCAAAGAAGCCGCGTGAATCGATACATTCGAGTTTACCGACCTTGCGACCGGTTTTAGGCTCAATCACCCACACTTCCGTTGCGTCAGGTAACAGTGCCCGGACTTCCAGCCCGGCGTCAGTGCGATGCATGCCAAGTACAGAAAACGGATCCGCAAAGTGACCCGCAATAAGCGCATTAATCACGTCTCTATCAATACGAACAGACATGGTGTTCATCCTGTTTTTTTAGTTGCCGCCCCTTTCGCGCGCCGGGTACGACCTTGATGTGACCTGGACGGAACAGCACACTGTGCATCCTCTCTGTTCCATCCAACCTCCAGGCGGAATATGTGGCATCCCGCCATAAAGCATAGCCAACGCTTTATATGACTCCCGAAAAATTATGGACCATTTGGCGTTTACTCCATGTAGTACGCAAAAAAAGGGGTGATAAATCACCCCTAAGTATTAAGTATTTATTACGCCAGCTGACGCAGCATTCTGCGCAGCGGCTCGGCGGCACCCCACAGGAGCTGGTCGCCGACGGTAAAGGCGGAAAGGTATTCCGGCCCCATATTGAGCTTACGCAGGCGGCCAACCGGAGTGGTTAATGTGCCGGTCACTGCCGCAGGGGTCAGCTCGCGCATGGTGATGTCGCGATCGTTTGGCACCACTTTCGCCCACTCATTGTGTGACGCGAGCAGCTCTTCCACCGTCGGGATAGACACATCTTTTTTCAGTTTGATGGTGAATGCCTGGCTGTGGCAGCGCAGCGCGCCGATGCGCACGCACAGACCGTCAACCGGGATCACGGACGAGGTACTCAGGATCTTGTTGGTCTCTGCCTGGCCTTTCCACTCTTCACGGGTCTGGCCGTTATCCAGCTGTTTGTCGATCCATGGGATCAGGCCACCGGCCAGCGGTACGCCGAAGTTATCTACCGGCAGCTCGCCGCTGCGGGTGAGCTGAGTGACTTTACGCTCGATATCGAGGATCGCGGACGCCGGGTTAGCCAGCTCGGTCGAGACGCTCTGGTGCAGCTGGCCCATCTGGGTCAGCAGCTCGCGCATATGACGCGCCCCGCCGCCGGAGGCCGCCTGGTAGGTGGCGACAGAGACCCACTCCACCAGATCCTGGGCAAACAGGCCGCCCAGCGACATCAGCATCAGGCTGACGGTGCAGTTGCCGCCCACGAAGGTTTTCACGCCTTTGTTCAGGCCGTCGGTGATGACATCCTGGTTAACCGGGTCAAGAATGATGATGGCGTCGTCTTTCATGCGCAGCGAGGAGGCCGCGTCAATCCAGTAGCCCTGCCAGCCGCTTTCACGGAGCTTTGGATAAATTTCGTTGGTATAATCGCCGCCCTGGCAGGTCACGATAATGTCCAGTGCCTTCAGCGCTTCCAGATCGAATGCATCCTGCAACGTGCCTGTGGTGCCCCCAAAGGACGGAGCAGCCTGGCCAAGCTGGGAAGTGGAGAAGAAGACCGGACGGATAGCGTCGAAATCGCGCTCTTCAACCATGCGTTGCATGAGTACAGAGCCGACCATACCGCGCCAGCCGATAAAACCAACGTTTTTCATAGCATTTTTTCCTGCAGAGGGTGTGTGCTGTTTATGCAAGCCAGTATTGAACTGGGATATGCTTCACATTACAAAATGCTGCCAAAGTCGCAAGCGAAATTAATCGATGATTGCCCGGCTATCAGAAAAAGAGCTAATCATCGGATAAACCATACAAGTATCAGGGATAATCTACGATGAGCGAAATCATTTCCGCAGCTGTTTTATTGATCCTAATTATGGATCCACTCGGAAACCTGCCAATTTTCATGTCGGTGCTGAAGCACACCGAGCCGAAGCGTCGTCGGGCCATCATGATCCGCGAGCTGCTCATCGCCCTGCTGGTGATGTTTATCTTCCTGTTTGCCGGCGAGAAAATCCTCGCGTTCCTGAATTTACGCGCTGAAACGGTTTCCATTTCCGGCGGGATTATTCTGTTCCTGATCGCCATCAAAATGATTTTCCCGAGCAGCGAAGGCAGCAGCAGCGGCCTGCCAGCGGGCGAAGAGCCGTTTATTGTGCCGCTGGCGATTCCGCTGGTCGCCGGGCCGACCATTCTGGCGACGCTGATGCTGCTGTCGCATCAGTATCCAAACCAGATGAGCCATCTGGTGATTGCCCTGTTGATAGCCTGGGGCGGGACCTTCATCATCCTGCTGCAGTCGTCGCTGTTTTTGCGCCTGCTGGGCGAGAAAGGGGTTAATGCGCTGGAACGGCTGATGGGGTTGATCCTGGTGATGATGGCGACGCAGATGTTTCTGGACGGGATTCGGGCGTGGATGAAGGGATAGCACGGACAATCCCCTCGCCCCTTTGGGGAGAGGGTTAGGGTGAGGGGAACATGCAGCAGAAGTGGTAATTCCGTTCACTTCATGTTCACCCCGGAGCCAGACGCCGGGTGGCGCTTGCGCTTACCCGGCCTACGCCCCTGCCCTCATATCCAGAAATTAAATCTTCAGCGGCGAAAATAGTCAGATAAGCACAACACCCGCAGCGGCTCCCTGGTCCGGCTGAAAATCGCTGAGTCGTTGACTGGAGGCCGGGGCG contains the following coding sequences:
- the glpD gene encoding glycerol-3-phosphate dehydrogenase, producing METKDLIVIGGGINGAGIAADAAGRGLSVLMLEAQDLACATSSASSKLIHGGLRYLEHYEFRLVSEALAEREVLLKMAPHIATPMRFRLPHRPHLRPAWMIRIGLFMYDHLGKRTSLPASAGVRFGADSVLKPEIVRGFEYSDCWVDDARLVLANAQMVERKGGEVKTRTRAVSARREKGLWIVEAEDIDTGERFSWQARGLVNATGPWVKHFFDHGMQLPSPYGIRLIKGSHIVVPRVHTQKQAYILQNEDKRIVFVIPWMDEFSIIGTTDVEYKGDPKNVEIDESEISYLLKVYNAHFKKTLTRDDVVWSYSGVRPLCDDESDSPQAITRDYTLDIHDDQGNAPLLSVFGGKLTTYRKLAEHAMEKLAPYYKGIGPAWTKGAVLPGGEIGGNRDDYAARLRRRYPFISESMARHFARTYGSNSELILNEAKDLTDLGEHFGHEFYEAELRYLADHEWVRRADDALWRRTKEGMWLNAEQQSRVALWLAERVGKRELSLAS
- the glgP gene encoding glycogen phosphorylase, with protein sequence MNAPFTYASPTVSVEALKHSIAYKLMFTIGKDPVIANKHEWLNATLFAVRDRLVERWLRSNRAQLSQETRQVYYLSMEFLIGRTLSNALLSLGIYDDVKTALEEMGLDLEELIDEENDPGLGNGGLGRLAACFLDSLATLALPGRGYGIRYDYGMFKQNIVDGRQKESPDYWLEYGNPWEFKRHNTRYKVRFGGRIQQEGKKSRWVETEEILAVAYDQIIPGYDTDATNTLRLWNAQASSEINLGKFNQGDYFAAVEDKNHSENVSRVLYPDDSTYSGRELRLRQEYFLVSATIQDILNRHYQLHKTYANLAEKTAIHLNDTHPVLSIPELMRVLIDEHKFSWNEAFEVTCQVFSYTNHTLMSEALETWPVDMLGKILPRHLQIIFEINDFFLKTLQEQYPHDTGLLSRTSIIDESNGRRVRMAWLAVVISHKVNGVSELHSNLMVQSLFADFAKIFPMRFCNVTNGVTPRRWLALANQPLSEVLDENIGRTWRTDLSQLSELEQHADFPTVNKAVRDAKLLNKKRLAVWMALHLNVVANPKALFDVQIKRIHEYKRQLMNVLHVITRYNRIKAEPDADWVPRVNIFAGKAASAYYMAKHIIHLINDVAKVINNDPQIGDKLKVVFIPNYSVSLAQLIIPAADLSEQISTAGTEASGTSNMKFALNGALTIGTLDGANVEMLEHVGEENIFIFGNTTEEVEALRAKGYSPRDYYEKDEELRQVLTQIATGVFNPDEPGRYRDLVDSLINFGDHYQVLADYRSYVDCQDRVDELYRKPEEWATKAMHNIANMGYFSSDRTIQEYAENIWHIKPVRL
- the glgC gene encoding glucose-1-phosphate adenylyltransferase, which codes for MVRLDKNDPLMLARQLPLKSVALILAGGRGTRLKDLTIKRAKPAVHFGGKFRIIDFALSNCINSGIRRIGVITQYQSHTLVQHIQRGWSFFSEEMNEFVDLLPAQQRVHGENWYRGTADAVTQNLDIIRRYDAEYVVILAGDHIYKQDYSRMLIDHVEKGARCTVACMPVPVAEATAFGVMAVDENDKVIEFVEKPANPPSMPGDDTKSLASMGIYVFDADYLYQLLEEDDKDETSSHDFGKDIIPKITKSGMAYAHPFPLSCVQSDPNSEPYWRDVGTLEAYWKANLDLASVTPELDMYDHNWPIRTHMESLPPAKFVQDRSGSHGMTLNSLVSGGCIISGSVVVQSVLFPRVRVNSFCNIDSSVLLPDVWVGRSCRLRRCVIDRACIIPEGMVIGENAEEDARRFYRSEEGIVLVTREMLRKLQIKQER
- the glgX gene encoding glycogen debranching protein GlgX — encoded protein: MTQLTAGKPAPLGACYDGKGVNFTLFSAHADRVELCVFDDKGIEHRYDLVARSGDIWHGYLEHARPGMRYGYRVYGPWDPAKGLRFNPAKLLLDPCAYQVDGTLNDDVLLHSGKDAPDHRDSAAVAPKSVVVNDHYDWEEDAPPNTPWGSTVIYEAHVKGLTYLHPDIPEEIRGTYKALSHPVMIAYFKQLGITALELLPVAHFASEPRLQRLGLTNYWGYNPMAMFALEPRYASHPDRARDEFRDAVKALHEAGIEVILDIVLNHSAELDLEGPTFSLRGIDNPSYYWLREDGDYYNWTGCGNTLNLNHPAVTDYAYACLKYWVETFHIDGFRFDLAPVMGRTPEYSQQAPLFEAIKNCPLLSGVKLIAEPWDIGPGGYQVGNFPPLFAEWNDHFRDAARRFWLARDLSLGAFAGRFAASSDLFKRNGRLPSASINLLTAHDGFTLRDCVCFNQKHNEANGEENRDGTFNNHSFNHGVEGLSGNLDVIERRRASVHALLTTLLLSQGTPMLLAGDEHGHSQHGNNNAYCQDNALTWLDWQQANEGLFAFTAALVHLRKQIPALTQNQWWEEGDGNVRWLNRKAQPLDAQEWQCGVPCLQILLSDSWLITFNATNEVAEIALPEGEWRAIPPFAGEDNPVVMTAWHGPAHGVCVFQR
- the glgA gene encoding glycogen synthase GlgA → MQVLHVCSEMFPLLKTGGLADVIGALPAAQIAGGVDTRVLLPAFPDIRRGIPDAQIVSRRDTFAGRITLLFGHYNGVGIYLIDAPHLYDRPGSPYHDTNLFAYTDNVLRFALLGWVGAEMACGLDPFWRPDVVHAHDWHAGLAPAYLAVRGHPAKSVFTVHNLAYQGMYLAKHMDEIELPWSFFNIHGLEFNGQISFLKAGLYYADHITAVSPTYAREITEAQFGYGMEGLLTQRHREGRLSGILNGVDEKIWSPETDLLLSARYNRDSVEDKAENKRQLQIAMGLKVNDKVPLFAVVSRLTSQKGLDLVLEALPGLLEQGGQLALLGAGDPVLQEGFLAAAAEHPGQVGVQIGYHEAFSHRIMGGADVILVPSRFEPCGLTQLYGLKYGTLPLVRRTGGLADTVSDTSLENLADGIASGFVFEDSNAWSLLRAIRRAFVLWSRPSLWRFVQRQAMAMDFSWQVAAQSYRDLYQRLM